The following coding sequences are from one Arachis hypogaea cultivar Tifrunner chromosome 7, arahy.Tifrunner.gnm2.J5K5, whole genome shotgun sequence window:
- the LOC112703553 gene encoding uncharacterized protein At4g14342 isoform X1 produces the protein MQASDRFNINSQLEHLQAKYVGTGHADLNRFEWAVNIQRDSYASYIGHYPLLAYFAIAENESIGRERYTFMQKMLLPCGLPPEREED, from the exons ATGCAG GCAAGTGATAGGTTTAACATCAATTCCCAACTTGAGCATCTCCAGGCTAAATATGTTGGAACTGGTCATGCCGATTTGAATAGATT TGAGTGGGCGGTGAATATTCAGCGTGATAGCTATGCTTCATATATCGGGCACTACCCTTTACTTGCATATTTTGCTATTGCTGAAAATGAATCCATTGGGAGAGAACGCTACACCTTTATGCAG AAAATGCTCCTACCCTGTGGTCTCCCTccagaaagagaagaagattga
- the LOC112703553 gene encoding uncharacterized protein At4g14342 isoform X2, producing MQASDRFNINSQLEHLQAKYVGTGHADLNRFEWAVNIQRDSYASYIGHYPLLAYFAIAENESIGRERYTFMQKMLLPCGLPPEREED from the exons ATGCAGGCAAGTGATAGGTTTAACATCAATTCCCAACTTGAGCATCTCCAGGCTAAATATGTTGGAACTGGTCATGCCGATTTGAATAGATT TGAGTGGGCGGTGAATATTCAGCGTGATAGCTATGCTTCATATATCGGGCACTACCCTTTACTTGCATATTTTGCTATTGCTGAAAATGAATCCATTGGGAGAGAACGCTACACCTTTATGCAG AAAATGCTCCTACCCTGTGGTCTCCCTccagaaagagaagaagattga